The following proteins are encoded in a genomic region of Sulfurimonas sp. HSL3-7:
- a CDS encoding anthranilate synthase component I family protein, protein MIKTQHFMIDQFAPIAVYEKLKERFSDEISFLFESAGGSEGNYSIIIIGARERLQYKDNITMYTDATGSAEIVAETPFEFLKAYYKKIDTEQYKQYVKELGIGYVDGFIGYIGYDMVKVFEPVLASYMDALEDTMHIPDLDLVLPKMVAVYSHKTHQITLLSMVDGFDKHFDEIEADLKSLYHYTPLKPLEGNDEGSFAFDKEQFFNMVAKSKEMIKSGDVFQILMTNRFTQNVKVDPFSFYRILRTKNPSPYMFLMEFEAFSIVGSSPEVMVRLTEGELLLRPIAGTRKRGRTKELDKAMEDELLADPKELAEHLMLIDLGRNDVGRVAKTGSVKVEDMMHIERYSHVMHIVTDVVAQLRDDKDMFDLFAATFTAGTMTGAPKIRAMELIAEFEGLKRGFYSGAIGYFGFDGNMDTAITIRTALVKPGQVILQAGAGIVADSVAEMEYLEVHNKLGALVSSLRDLRDPQ, encoded by the coding sequence GTGATCAAAACACAACATTTCATGATCGATCAGTTTGCACCTATCGCGGTGTATGAAAAACTTAAAGAACGTTTCAGCGATGAGATCAGTTTTCTCTTCGAGAGTGCCGGCGGTTCCGAAGGAAATTACTCTATCATCATCATTGGCGCTCGTGAACGTCTGCAGTACAAAGACAATATAACAATGTACACTGATGCGACAGGTTCAGCCGAAATTGTTGCGGAGACCCCTTTCGAGTTTTTAAAAGCATACTATAAGAAAATCGATACCGAGCAATACAAACAGTATGTAAAAGAGCTTGGAATCGGTTACGTAGACGGTTTTATAGGGTACATCGGCTACGATATGGTCAAGGTTTTCGAACCTGTTCTCGCCAGCTATATGGATGCGCTTGAAGATACCATGCATATACCGGATCTTGACCTGGTTCTGCCGAAAATGGTAGCCGTCTATTCGCATAAGACCCATCAGATCACCCTCTTGAGCATGGTTGATGGATTTGACAAGCACTTTGATGAGATTGAGGCTGATCTGAAATCATTGTATCACTATACGCCGCTAAAGCCTTTGGAAGGAAACGATGAAGGCAGCTTCGCTTTCGACAAAGAACAGTTTTTCAATATGGTCGCAAAATCCAAAGAGATGATCAAAAGCGGTGATGTTTTTCAAATTCTGATGACCAACCGTTTTACACAGAACGTGAAGGTTGATCCCTTCTCGTTTTACCGGATCTTGAGAACCAAAAACCCTTCTCCCTATATGTTTCTGATGGAGTTTGAAGCGTTCAGCATTGTCGGTTCCTCTCCGGAAGTGATGGTCCGTCTTACTGAAGGGGAGTTGCTGCTTCGGCCTATTGCGGGTACGCGAAAGCGCGGCAGGACAAAAGAGCTTGACAAAGCGATGGAGGACGAACTGCTTGCCGATCCAAAAGAGCTGGCTGAACACCTCATGCTGATCGACCTTGGACGCAACGACGTCGGCCGTGTTGCAAAAACCGGCAGCGTCAAGGTTGAGGATATGATGCATATCGAACGCTATTCGCATGTTATGCACATCGTTACCGATGTGGTTGCCCAACTGCGTGACGATAAGGACATGTTCGATCTATTTGCCGCCACTTTTACCGCAGGAACAATGACCGGCGCACCAAAGATCCGTGCCATGGAGCTTATCGCTGAATTCGAAGGGTTAAAACGCGGTTTTTACAGCGGTGCCATCGGTTACTTTGGATTTGACGGCAATATGGACACCGCTATTACGATCCGCACCGCACTCGTCAAGCCTGGGCAGGTGATCCTGCAGGCAGGTGCCGGTATAGTTGCCGACTCTGTTGCTGAAATGGAGTATCTGGAGGTCCATAACAAGCTGGGTGCACTGGTAAGTTCGCTGAGAGACCTGAGAGATCCGCAGTGA